A genomic window from Phoenix dactylifera cultivar Barhee BC4 chromosome 7, palm_55x_up_171113_PBpolish2nd_filt_p, whole genome shotgun sequence includes:
- the LOC103721531 gene encoding nascent polypeptide-associated complex subunit alpha, muscle-specific form-like: MATPRPRDIHLKEKSSSASLVPHHTDTLHGRRTTRPSVPGSPLGDLRCKLTASKSTTGTSRARREPPSNATAGRRVPTRNPNEKPPSPSGPPRRVRTPSTLEAKAVEAPSSLPSAAISSKPALDRASKPLKGTRTKPLVKEKSLGADTRTVTGTPAPSTTETPPAMKSEQEVKDDSPDELELTDSSESNIAEDNTDSAPQTDQHKPSSPKAEIAITNDGGVGGDGSKADEDRESPKEPEGKPAIESSEEPQSEPAVNGGKPEEAEAEKATAVESSETKRPEVVAFKRPEVAAMGRKKDAPRSNDVIAEARSKLMEKGKSKVLALVGAFETVISLREPEGQTGQTEGKSGDEGA; encoded by the coding sequence ATGGCTACACCAAGACCAAGGGATATTCACCTAAAAGAGAAGAGCAGCTCAGCCTCTTTGGTCCCTCATCACACGGACACCCTCCATGGGCGACGAACCACAAGACCATCAGTCCCTGGTTCCCCTCTTGGAGATCTCCGTTGCAAGCTTACAGCGAGTAAGAGCACCACAGGCACTTCCAGAGCCAGAAGGGAGCCCCCTTCCAATGCCACGGCTGGAAGACGTGTTCCTACAAGAAACCCCAACGAGAAGCCTCCATCACCGTCCGGCCCGCCTCGAAGAGTACGCACACCAAGCACCCTCGAAGCGAAAGCAGTCGAGGCTCCATCCTCCTTGCCTAGTGCTGCCATCTCTTCAAAACCAGCATTAGATAGAGCATCGAAGCCTCTTAAGGGTACAAGAACTAAACCATTGGTGAAGGAAAAGAGTTTAGGAGCTGATACAAGAACAGTTACTGGCACTCCTGCTCCCAGCACAACAGAAACACCACCGGCGATGAAGTCCGAGCAAGaagtaaaagatgattctcCTGATGAGCTCGAGCTCACCGACTCCTCCGAATCGAATATTGCAGAAGATAACACGGACTCTGCTCCTCAAACAGATCAACATAAGCCAAGTTCCCCGAAAGCGGAGATTGCAATTACGAACGATGGAGGAGTTGGTGGTGATGGAAGCAAAGCCGATGAGGATAGGGAGAGCCCCAAGGAGCCAGAGGGAAAGCCGGCTATAGAAAGCTCCGAGGAGCCGCAAAGTGAGCCAGCGGTCAATGGTGGAAAGCCAGAGGAAGCTGAAGCAGAGAAGGCGACGGCGGTGGAGTCGAGCGAGACGAAGAGGCCAGAGGTGGTCGCTTTCAAGAGGCCGGAGGTGGCAGCCAtggggaggaagaaggatgcGCCGAGGAGTAATGATGTGATCGCGGAGGCGCGAAGCAAGCTCATGGAGAAGGGGAAGAGCAAAGTGCTGGCTTTGGTTGGGGCCTTCGAGACCGTTATCTCGCTTCGTGAGCCCGAGGGTCAAACCGGTCAAACCGAAGGGAAGAGCGGGGACGAAGGGGCCTAG
- the LOC103721521 gene encoding ferroptosis suppressor protein 1-like, whose amino-acid sequence MAGGGGGEGSSRMNNRVVVVGGGVAGALVAKNMQFHADVVLIDPKEYFEITWAQLRSMVEPSFAERSVINHTDYLTNGRIITSSAVNVTEAKVLTANGHSIAYDYLVIAAGHADSTPRNRKDRLEQFQQDSQKIKSSRSVLIIGGGPTGVELAGEIAVDYPEKKVTLVHKGSRLLEFIGLKASNKAMDWLTSKNVEVLLGQSIDLDSISEADGVYTTSAGEKITADCHFVCVAKPLGSSWLKESVLEDSLDQKGRLLVDENLRVRGRENIFAIGDIADVPEIKQGFLAQKHATVVVKNLKQLIKGAGENKLATYKPSSAIAIVSLGRKEAVAQLPFATVIGCLPGIIKSRDLFVSKTREEMGLNPR is encoded by the exons atggcaggaggaggaggaggagaggggagcTCGAGGATGAACAAcagggtggtggtggtgggcgGAGGAGTCGCCGGTGCGCTCGTCGCCAAGAACATGCAGTTCCACGCCGATGTTGTCCTCATCGACCC GAAGGAATATTTTGAGATCACCTGGGCACAACTGAGATCGATGGTTGAGCCATCATTTGCAGAGAGATCAGTAATTAACCACACTGATTACCTTACCAACGGGAGAATTATTACATCCTCTGCAGTCAATGTTACTGAAGCAAAGGTCTTGACAGCAAATGGCCATTCCATTGCATATGATTATCTTGTCATAGCTGCCGGTCATGCAGATTCTACTCCGAGAAACCGAAAGGACAGGCTTGAACAGTTTCAACAAG ATAGCCAGAAGATTAAATCTTCACGTTCTGTTCTAATCATCGGCGGTGGTCCAACTGGTGTTGAACTTGCTGGAGAAATTGCAGTTGACTATCCAGAGAAGAAGGTGACTCTGGTCCATAAAGGATCAAGGTTGCTGGAATTCATAGGACTGAAAGCTTCCAATAAGGCAATGGACTGGTTGACATCGAAGAATGTAGAAGTGCTTTTAGGGCAGTCAATTGATTTAGACTCGATATCAGAGGCAGATGGAGTGTACACAACATCTGCTGGAGAAAAGATCACAGCTGATTGCCATTTTGTTTGTGTGGCAAAGCCACTGGGTTCATCATGGCTGAAGGAGTCTGTATTAGAGGATAGCTTGGACCAGAAGGGAAGACTGTTGGTTGATGAAAACCTGAGAGTCAGAGGCCGTGAGAATATATTTGCTATCGGAGACATCGCTGATGTTCCT GAAATCAAACAAGGATTCCTTGCACAGAAGCATGCCACGGTGGTTGTCAAGAACTTGAAGCAGTTGATCAAGGGAGCTGGTGAGAACAAGCTGGCCACTTACAAGCCTTCTTCTGCTATTGCAATTGTGTCGCTAGGAAGGAAAGAAGCAGTGGCGCAGCTGCCATTCGCAACAGTCATTGGGTGCTTACCTGGTATAATCAAGTCCAGGGATCTGTTTGTAAGCAAGACCAGGGAAGAGATGGGGTTGAACCCTCGCTAA
- the LOC103721519 gene encoding ribulose bisphosphate carboxylase/oxygenase activase, chloroplastic isoform X1, which yields MAALGFYSDLVLLFPRRSFVLNPSPKIKGKKRRLALSIPPSCSRRSPNRPPPDGPKKRISEQSSWESKDADGKDYLYRLGQEADNMNIAVGARKGIVDDLFVGEFLGKDSDIVFDYRQKVTRSFEYLEGDYYIAPVFLDKIACHIVKNYIAHLLNVKVPLILGIWGGKGQGKTFQTELIFQAMGVEPVIMSAGELESERAGEPGKLIRERYRTASQVIQNQGKISCLMINDIDAGLGRFGNTQMTVNNQIVVGTLMNLSDNPTRVSIGQKWRESDVTHRVPILVTGNDFSTLYAPLIRDGRMEKFYWQPDREDVINIVYRMYAKDGISRDEVISLVDTFPNQALDFYGAVRSRTYDQSISKWISDIGGYENLGEKLMKGRKNSKLPTFIPPKQTVETLLESGHSLVREQQLIMNSRLSKEYMKNIDD from the exons atggCGGCCCTCGGCTTTTACTCCGACCtcgtcctcctcttcccccGGCGATCTTTTGTCTTAAACCCTAGCCCCAAGATcaaggggaagaagaggaggctcGCTCTCTCGATCCCCCCCAGCTGCTCCCGTCGATCTCCCAATCGGCCGCCGCCCGACGGTCCAAAGAAGAGGATCTCGGAGCAGTCCTCGTGGGAGTCCAAGGACGCGGACGGGAAGGACTACTTGTACCGGCTCGGGCAGGAGGCCGACAACATGAACATTGCGGTCGGGGCCCGGAAGGGGATCGTCGATGATCTCTTCGTCGGCGAGTTTCTTGGAAAAGATT CGGATATTGTTTTCGATTACAGGCAGAAGGTGACGAGGTCGTTTGAGTACCTCGAGGGCGACTATTACATAGCTCcagttttcttg GATAAAATTG CATGCCACATTGTGAAGAACTATATTGCGCATCTCCTCAATGTGAAAGTTCCTCTAATACTAg GCATCTGGGGAGGAAAAGGCCAAGGAAAAACATTTCAAACTGAACTTATTTTTCAAGCAATGGGAGTTGAGCCGGTCATTATGTCTGCAGGAGAACTTGAATCAGAGAGAGCAG GAGAACCAGGCAAGCTCATACGTGAACGGTATAGAACAGCTTCCCAAGTGATCCAAAACCAG GGAAAAATAAGCTGTTTGATGATCAATGATATCGATGCTGGCCTTGGGAGATTTG GAAACACACAAATGACGGTCAACAACCAAATTGTTGTTGGAACACTGATGAATTTGTCAGATAATCCTACAAGGGTGAGCATTGGGCAGAAATGGAGAGAATCAGATGTTACACATAGAGTTCCCATCCTTGTAACTGGAAATGATTTTTCAACACTTTATGCTCCCTTGATTCGAGATGGAAGGATGGAGAAGTTCTATTG GCAACCAGATCGTGAAGATGTAATCAATATTGTTTACCGCATGTATGCTAAAGATGGAATTTCTAGAGATGAAGTCATCAGCCTTGTAGATACATTTCCTAACCAAG CCTTGGATTTTTATGGAGCAGTGAGGTCCAGGACATATGATCAGTCAATCTCCAAG TGGATAAGTGATATTGGTGGATATGAAAATCTTGGTGAGAAACTTATGAAGGGAAGGAAAAACAGCAAGCTTCCTACATTTATTCCTCCTAAG C
- the LOC103721519 gene encoding ribulose bisphosphate carboxylase/oxygenase activase, chloroplastic isoform X4 → MAALGFYSDLVLLFPRRSFVLNPSPKIKGKKRRLALSIPPSCSRRSPNRPPPDGPKKRISEQSSWESKDADGKDYLYRLGQEADNMNIAVGARKGIVDDLFVGEFLGKDSDIVFDYRQKVTRSFEYLEGDYYIAPVFLDKIACHIVKNYIAHLLNVKVPLILGIWGGKGQGKTFQTELIFQAMGVEPVIMSAGELESERAGEPGKLIRERYRTASQVIQNQGKISCLMINDIDAGLGRFGNTQMTVNNQIVVGTLMNLSDNPTRVSIGQKWRESDVTHRVPILVTGNDFSTLYAPLIRDGRMEKFYWQPDREDVINIVYRMYAKDGISRDEVISLVDTFPNQVDK, encoded by the exons atggCGGCCCTCGGCTTTTACTCCGACCtcgtcctcctcttcccccGGCGATCTTTTGTCTTAAACCCTAGCCCCAAGATcaaggggaagaagaggaggctcGCTCTCTCGATCCCCCCCAGCTGCTCCCGTCGATCTCCCAATCGGCCGCCGCCCGACGGTCCAAAGAAGAGGATCTCGGAGCAGTCCTCGTGGGAGTCCAAGGACGCGGACGGGAAGGACTACTTGTACCGGCTCGGGCAGGAGGCCGACAACATGAACATTGCGGTCGGGGCCCGGAAGGGGATCGTCGATGATCTCTTCGTCGGCGAGTTTCTTGGAAAAGATT CGGATATTGTTTTCGATTACAGGCAGAAGGTGACGAGGTCGTTTGAGTACCTCGAGGGCGACTATTACATAGCTCcagttttcttg GATAAAATTG CATGCCACATTGTGAAGAACTATATTGCGCATCTCCTCAATGTGAAAGTTCCTCTAATACTAg GCATCTGGGGAGGAAAAGGCCAAGGAAAAACATTTCAAACTGAACTTATTTTTCAAGCAATGGGAGTTGAGCCGGTCATTATGTCTGCAGGAGAACTTGAATCAGAGAGAGCAG GAGAACCAGGCAAGCTCATACGTGAACGGTATAGAACAGCTTCCCAAGTGATCCAAAACCAG GGAAAAATAAGCTGTTTGATGATCAATGATATCGATGCTGGCCTTGGGAGATTTG GAAACACACAAATGACGGTCAACAACCAAATTGTTGTTGGAACACTGATGAATTTGTCAGATAATCCTACAAGGGTGAGCATTGGGCAGAAATGGAGAGAATCAGATGTTACACATAGAGTTCCCATCCTTGTAACTGGAAATGATTTTTCAACACTTTATGCTCCCTTGATTCGAGATGGAAGGATGGAGAAGTTCTATTG GCAACCAGATCGTGAAGATGTAATCAATATTGTTTACCGCATGTATGCTAAAGATGGAATTTCTAGAGATGAAGTCATCAGCCTTGTAGATACATTTCCTAACCAAG TGGATAAGTGA
- the LOC103721519 gene encoding ribulose bisphosphate carboxylase/oxygenase activase, chloroplastic isoform X3: MAALGFYSDLVLLFPRRSFVLNPSPKIKGKKRRLALSIPPSCSRRSPNRPPPDGPKKRISEQSSWESKDADGKDYLYRLGQEADNMNIAVGARKGIVDDLFVGEFLGKDSDIVFDYRQKVTRSFEYLEGDYYIAPVFLDKIACHIVKNYIAHLLNVKVPLILGEPGKLIRERYRTASQVIQNQGKISCLMINDIDAGLGRFGNTQMTVNNQIVVGTLMNLSDNPTRVSIGQKWRESDVTHRVPILVTGNDFSTLYAPLIRDGRMEKFYWQPDREDVINIVYRMYAKDGISRDEVISLVDTFPNQALDFYGAVRSRTYDQSISKWISDIGGYENLGEKLMKGRKNSKLPTFIPPKQTVETLLESGHSLVREQQLIMNSRLSKEYMKNIDD; encoded by the exons atggCGGCCCTCGGCTTTTACTCCGACCtcgtcctcctcttcccccGGCGATCTTTTGTCTTAAACCCTAGCCCCAAGATcaaggggaagaagaggaggctcGCTCTCTCGATCCCCCCCAGCTGCTCCCGTCGATCTCCCAATCGGCCGCCGCCCGACGGTCCAAAGAAGAGGATCTCGGAGCAGTCCTCGTGGGAGTCCAAGGACGCGGACGGGAAGGACTACTTGTACCGGCTCGGGCAGGAGGCCGACAACATGAACATTGCGGTCGGGGCCCGGAAGGGGATCGTCGATGATCTCTTCGTCGGCGAGTTTCTTGGAAAAGATT CGGATATTGTTTTCGATTACAGGCAGAAGGTGACGAGGTCGTTTGAGTACCTCGAGGGCGACTATTACATAGCTCcagttttcttg GATAAAATTG CATGCCACATTGTGAAGAACTATATTGCGCATCTCCTCAATGTGAAAGTTCCTCTAATACTAg GAGAACCAGGCAAGCTCATACGTGAACGGTATAGAACAGCTTCCCAAGTGATCCAAAACCAG GGAAAAATAAGCTGTTTGATGATCAATGATATCGATGCTGGCCTTGGGAGATTTG GAAACACACAAATGACGGTCAACAACCAAATTGTTGTTGGAACACTGATGAATTTGTCAGATAATCCTACAAGGGTGAGCATTGGGCAGAAATGGAGAGAATCAGATGTTACACATAGAGTTCCCATCCTTGTAACTGGAAATGATTTTTCAACACTTTATGCTCCCTTGATTCGAGATGGAAGGATGGAGAAGTTCTATTG GCAACCAGATCGTGAAGATGTAATCAATATTGTTTACCGCATGTATGCTAAAGATGGAATTTCTAGAGATGAAGTCATCAGCCTTGTAGATACATTTCCTAACCAAG CCTTGGATTTTTATGGAGCAGTGAGGTCCAGGACATATGATCAGTCAATCTCCAAG TGGATAAGTGATATTGGTGGATATGAAAATCTTGGTGAGAAACTTATGAAGGGAAGGAAAAACAGCAAGCTTCCTACATTTATTCCTCCTAAG C
- the LOC103721519 gene encoding ribulose bisphosphate carboxylase/oxygenase activase, chloroplastic isoform X2: MAALGFYSDLVLLFPRRSFVLNPSPKIKGKKRRLALSIPPSCSRRSPNRPPPDGPKKRISEQSSWESKDADGKDYLYRLGQEADNMNIAVGARKGIVDDLFVGEFLGKDSDIVFDYRQKVTRSFEYLEGDYYIAPVFLDKIGIWGGKGQGKTFQTELIFQAMGVEPVIMSAGELESERAGEPGKLIRERYRTASQVIQNQGKISCLMINDIDAGLGRFGNTQMTVNNQIVVGTLMNLSDNPTRVSIGQKWRESDVTHRVPILVTGNDFSTLYAPLIRDGRMEKFYWQPDREDVINIVYRMYAKDGISRDEVISLVDTFPNQALDFYGAVRSRTYDQSISKWISDIGGYENLGEKLMKGRKNSKLPTFIPPKQTVETLLESGHSLVREQQLIMNSRLSKEYMKNIDD, encoded by the exons atggCGGCCCTCGGCTTTTACTCCGACCtcgtcctcctcttcccccGGCGATCTTTTGTCTTAAACCCTAGCCCCAAGATcaaggggaagaagaggaggctcGCTCTCTCGATCCCCCCCAGCTGCTCCCGTCGATCTCCCAATCGGCCGCCGCCCGACGGTCCAAAGAAGAGGATCTCGGAGCAGTCCTCGTGGGAGTCCAAGGACGCGGACGGGAAGGACTACTTGTACCGGCTCGGGCAGGAGGCCGACAACATGAACATTGCGGTCGGGGCCCGGAAGGGGATCGTCGATGATCTCTTCGTCGGCGAGTTTCTTGGAAAAGATT CGGATATTGTTTTCGATTACAGGCAGAAGGTGACGAGGTCGTTTGAGTACCTCGAGGGCGACTATTACATAGCTCcagttttcttg GATAAAATTG GCATCTGGGGAGGAAAAGGCCAAGGAAAAACATTTCAAACTGAACTTATTTTTCAAGCAATGGGAGTTGAGCCGGTCATTATGTCTGCAGGAGAACTTGAATCAGAGAGAGCAG GAGAACCAGGCAAGCTCATACGTGAACGGTATAGAACAGCTTCCCAAGTGATCCAAAACCAG GGAAAAATAAGCTGTTTGATGATCAATGATATCGATGCTGGCCTTGGGAGATTTG GAAACACACAAATGACGGTCAACAACCAAATTGTTGTTGGAACACTGATGAATTTGTCAGATAATCCTACAAGGGTGAGCATTGGGCAGAAATGGAGAGAATCAGATGTTACACATAGAGTTCCCATCCTTGTAACTGGAAATGATTTTTCAACACTTTATGCTCCCTTGATTCGAGATGGAAGGATGGAGAAGTTCTATTG GCAACCAGATCGTGAAGATGTAATCAATATTGTTTACCGCATGTATGCTAAAGATGGAATTTCTAGAGATGAAGTCATCAGCCTTGTAGATACATTTCCTAACCAAG CCTTGGATTTTTATGGAGCAGTGAGGTCCAGGACATATGATCAGTCAATCTCCAAG TGGATAAGTGATATTGGTGGATATGAAAATCTTGGTGAGAAACTTATGAAGGGAAGGAAAAACAGCAAGCTTCCTACATTTATTCCTCCTAAG C